From the Octadecabacter antarcticus 307 genome, one window contains:
- a CDS encoding phosphate ABC transporter substrate-binding/OmpA family protein — protein sequence MTWIEFKTPATILRCAAVLVAHLVCVGSLAAQDVVFRSPDDSVAVTGRFVAFDGENATVAADTGLVTFRADGMTCDGAECPDLVEYVPSLRMTGAARMGDLLLPALIDVYARDNGWTVREDALGFQLYSSDGALVFEVSITVATPEDAFSNFVRHEADALLSVRELRAMELQIAAEAGLGRLDLSRQMRILALDALVPVTSATSGLRSISLADLTAELAGTSSEFEVHLRTDIDGQIQGFEDQFMRPFGLALDQPDASHDSFDALLESVAGAANGLTLVPFGKTRNTQPLALTGPCGLRSDARFLTMKTEDYLLTFPMFIYLPQRRRHPQIVDFLDWLRSPSAQLVIRRAGFVDLTAVPIPLSDQGDRLANAIVNAGSEVPLTELQRMMRLLSPRVRMSSTFRFEPGSTRLDGQSRSNVMQLAQAIRDGRFGGRELMLVGFSDGRGLALANRDLSSARAEAVRLDLTRALGGTFPENVEIDTAAFGEALPMACDDTIWGQQTNRRVELWVRDVP from the coding sequence ATGACGTGGATTGAGTTCAAAACACCAGCAACAATTTTGAGATGCGCGGCGGTTCTCGTCGCACATCTGGTTTGTGTGGGGAGTCTGGCTGCGCAGGACGTGGTTTTTCGAAGCCCTGATGATAGCGTTGCGGTGACTGGGCGCTTTGTCGCTTTTGATGGGGAGAACGCCACAGTTGCTGCCGACACGGGGTTGGTTACGTTCAGGGCAGATGGGATGACGTGCGACGGGGCGGAGTGTCCGGATTTGGTCGAGTATGTCCCATCTTTGCGGATGACTGGTGCAGCACGGATGGGCGATCTCTTGTTGCCCGCTTTGATCGATGTTTATGCCCGCGACAATGGCTGGACCGTTCGTGAAGACGCGCTTGGCTTTCAGCTTTACAGCTCTGATGGGGCGTTGGTCTTTGAGGTTTCAATCACGGTTGCAACGCCAGAAGACGCATTTTCGAATTTCGTGAGGCATGAGGCTGACGCGTTACTGTCGGTGCGTGAACTGCGTGCGATGGAGCTGCAGATTGCCGCAGAAGCAGGGCTTGGTCGTCTAGACCTTTCGCGGCAGATGCGTATTCTTGCCTTAGATGCGCTGGTGCCAGTGACCTCTGCAACGTCAGGTTTGCGGTCAATTTCCCTAGCGGATTTAACCGCAGAACTGGCCGGAACGAGCAGTGAGTTTGAGGTGCATCTCAGGACAGATATAGACGGTCAAATTCAGGGGTTTGAAGATCAGTTCATGCGGCCATTTGGGCTGGCTTTGGATCAGCCGGATGCGTCACATGATAGTTTTGATGCATTATTAGAGTCAGTCGCAGGGGCAGCGAATGGGCTGACGTTGGTGCCATTTGGTAAGACACGAAACACCCAGCCATTGGCGTTGACGGGCCCATGCGGGCTTCGGTCTGACGCGCGGTTTCTAACGATGAAAACAGAAGACTACCTGCTGACGTTCCCGATGTTTATCTACCTACCGCAACGACGACGGCACCCACAGATTGTGGATTTTCTTGATTGGTTGCGATCGCCTTCTGCGCAATTGGTGATCAGGCGCGCCGGATTTGTTGACCTCACGGCGGTGCCTATCCCGTTGTCGGATCAAGGTGATCGATTGGCCAATGCGATTGTTAATGCGGGGTCGGAAGTTCCGTTGACAGAACTACAGCGCATGATGCGTCTGCTGTCACCGCGCGTGCGTATGTCCAGCACGTTTCGATTTGAACCTGGGTCGACGCGCCTTGACGGGCAATCGCGATCCAACGTGATGCAATTGGCGCAGGCGATCCGTGACGGCCGCTTTGGTGGGCGGGAATTAATGCTTGTCGGATTTAGTGATGGGCGCGGACTGGCCTTAGCAAACCGCGATTTGTCTTCTGCCCGCGCCGAAGCCGTGCGCCTAGATTTGACCCGTGCACTTGGCGGGACGTTTCCAGAAAACGTGGAGATTGACACTGCTGCGTTTGGAGAAGCATTGCCGATGGCCTGCGATGATACGATCTGGGGACAGCAGACCAATCGTCGTGTTGAATTGTGGGTGCGGGACGTGCCCTAG
- the secA gene encoding preprotein translocase subunit SecA yields MLGLGTITKKIFGTPNDRLVKATLPLIEKVNALEPECEGLSDEGIKAKTEELTKRALGGESLDDLLPEAFANCREAARRALGLRAFDVQLMGGIFLHQGNISEMKTGEGKTLVATFPAYLNALTGKGVHVVTVNDYLAKRDAEWMSQVFGALGLTTGVIYPQQPEAEKNAAYRCDVTYATNNELGFDYLRDNMKSELSQMNQRGHNYAIVDEVDSILVDEARTPLIISGPAEDRSAMYMTIDKLIPEIQEDHFTLDEKTRNVNYTDEGNEFLEERLVSAGILPSDQSLYAPESTSIVHHVNQGLRAHKLFSKDKDYIVRDDEVVLIDEFTGRMMTGRRLSEGLHQAIEAKEGCKIMPENVTLASVTFQNYFRLYDKLGGMTGTALTEADEFAEIYGLGVVEVPTNRPVARVDEHDQVYRTATEKFDGVVKAIKEANAKGQPTLVGTTSIDKSEFLSQLLTTEGIPHNVLNARQHEQEAQIVADAGKLGAVTIATNMAGRGTDIKLGGNVEFKIMEAIAASPDDDTEVMRAQIEEAHKADEQAVKDAGGLYVLATERHESRRIDNQLRGRSGRQGDPGKSSFFLSLEDDLMRIFGSERLDKVLSSLGMKEGEAIVHPWVNKSLERAQAKVEGRNFDIRKQLLKFDDVMNDQRKVIFSQRREIMEAEDLSEIVSDMRSQVIDDLVDVHIPAKSYADQWDTEGLYAQTIAQLGIDVPVIEWANEEGVDDSDLRERLEDASQAHMTEKAAAFGPEVMRNIEKQILLQTIDAKWREHLLTLEHLRSVVGFRGYAQRDPLNEYKTESFQLFGSLLDGLRSDVTQKLSQIRPMSKEEQESMVAQAMEQQRQAKAAAAGPALPAPTADAKPGFDEADVATWGNPGRNDSCPCGSGSKFKHCHGRLT; encoded by the coding sequence ATGCTCGGTCTTGGAACGATTACAAAGAAGATTTTTGGCACACCGAATGACCGCTTGGTGAAGGCCACGCTGCCGCTGATTGAAAAGGTGAACGCACTAGAGCCTGAATGCGAAGGGCTGAGCGATGAGGGCATCAAAGCCAAGACTGAAGAATTGACGAAACGCGCCTTGGGTGGTGAGAGTCTTGATGATTTGCTGCCAGAGGCATTTGCCAACTGTCGTGAGGCCGCGAGACGTGCCTTAGGTTTGCGGGCGTTTGATGTGCAGCTGATGGGCGGAATTTTCCTGCATCAAGGCAATATTTCTGAAATGAAAACTGGTGAGGGCAAGACCCTTGTGGCGACCTTCCCCGCGTATCTGAACGCGCTGACGGGCAAGGGCGTGCATGTGGTGACGGTGAACGATTACCTTGCCAAGCGTGACGCAGAATGGATGAGCCAGGTTTTCGGCGCATTGGGTTTGACGACGGGCGTTATTTATCCACAGCAGCCCGAAGCCGAAAAGAACGCGGCGTATCGCTGTGATGTAACGTATGCGACCAACAACGAGCTTGGGTTTGATTATCTGCGCGACAACATGAAATCTGAACTGTCCCAGATGAACCAGCGTGGCCATAATTATGCTATTGTTGACGAGGTGGATTCCATTCTGGTCGATGAGGCGCGCACGCCGTTGATCATTTCTGGCCCCGCTGAAGACCGTTCAGCGATGTACATGACCATCGACAAGCTGATCCCTGAAATTCAGGAAGATCATTTCACGCTGGACGAAAAGACCCGCAACGTGAATTACACCGACGAGGGCAACGAGTTTCTTGAAGAACGGTTGGTATCGGCTGGCATTTTGCCGAGCGATCAATCCCTTTATGCGCCCGAAAGCACATCAATCGTGCACCACGTCAATCAAGGTCTGCGGGCGCATAAACTGTTCAGCAAGGACAAAGATTACATCGTGCGCGACGACGAGGTTGTGCTAATTGATGAATTTACGGGCCGGATGATGACGGGCCGTCGTCTTTCTGAGGGTCTGCACCAAGCGATTGAGGCGAAAGAGGGCTGCAAGATCATGCCCGAGAATGTCACGCTCGCGTCTGTGACGTTCCAGAACTATTTCCGTTTGTATGACAAGCTGGGTGGCATGACTGGTACGGCACTGACCGAAGCCGATGAATTCGCTGAGATTTATGGGCTTGGTGTGGTCGAAGTTCCGACAAACCGCCCCGTCGCGCGTGTCGATGAGCATGACCAAGTATACCGCACCGCCACTGAGAAGTTTGATGGTGTCGTGAAAGCAATCAAAGAAGCCAACGCAAAGGGTCAGCCGACGCTTGTTGGTACGACGTCGATTGATAAATCCGAATTCCTGAGCCAGCTTTTGACGACCGAGGGCATCCCACACAATGTTTTAAACGCGCGGCAGCACGAGCAGGAGGCGCAGATTGTTGCCGATGCGGGTAAGCTGGGCGCTGTGACCATCGCGACCAACATGGCGGGCCGTGGTACGGATATTAAGCTGGGCGGCAACGTCGAATTCAAGATCATGGAAGCGATCGCTGCGTCCCCTGATGATGACACCGAAGTCATGCGCGCGCAGATTGAGGAGGCCCACAAGGCCGACGAACAAGCAGTGAAAGACGCTGGCGGTTTGTATGTGTTGGCGACGGAACGCCATGAAAGCCGTCGCATCGACAACCAGCTGCGCGGGCGGTCTGGCCGTCAGGGTGATCCCGGTAAGTCGTCATTCTTCTTGTCACTCGAAGATGACCTGATGCGAATTTTCGGATCTGAACGGCTGGACAAGGTTCTGTCGTCGCTTGGCATGAAAGAAGGCGAAGCGATTGTGCACCCTTGGGTCAACAAGTCGCTGGAACGCGCGCAAGCGAAGGTCGAGGGCCGTAATTTCGATATTCGCAAACAGCTGCTAAAATTTGACGATGTGATGAACGACCAGCGTAAGGTGATCTTTAGCCAACGCCGCGAAATCATGGAAGCCGAAGACCTGTCCGAGATCGTGTCAGATATGCGCAGCCAAGTGATTGACGATTTGGTAGACGTACATATTCCTGCCAAAAGCTACGCTGACCAGTGGGATACCGAAGGGCTTTATGCGCAGACAATTGCGCAGTTGGGCATCGATGTACCGGTTATTGAATGGGCAAATGAGGAAGGCGTCGATGACAGCGATCTGCGTGAACGGCTTGAAGACGCATCACAAGCGCATATGACTGAGAAGGCCGCAGCCTTTGGTCCCGAGGTCATGCGCAATATCGAAAAGCAAATCCTGTTGCAGACGATTGACGCAAAATGGCGCGAACATCTGCTGACGCTGGAACACCTTCGGTCCGTCGTAGGCTTTCGCGGTTACGCGCAGCGTGATCCACTCAATGAATATAAGACGGAATCTTTTCAGTTGTTTGGGAGCCTGCTTGATGGTTTGCGGTCCGACGTGACCCAAAAGCTTTCGCAAATTCGACCCATGTCGAAGGAAGAGCAAGAATCGATGGTTGCACAGGCAATGGAACAGCAACGTCAGGCAAAGGCCGCAGCTGCTGGGCCGGCGTTGCCAGCGCCAACAGCGGACGCAAAGCCTGGCTTTGACGAAGCGGATGTTGCGACTTGGGGCAACCCGGGGCGCAATGATAGCTGTCCATGTGGATCTGGAAGTAAGTTCAAACATTGCCACGGTCGTCTAACATAG
- a CDS encoding peptidylprolyl isomerase, whose product MLFRTKLLASAALFTFSASFAHADAHADITAETVVASVNGSDITLGQLIMLRSQLPEQYQQLPDDVVFNGLVDQLVNQQLLGDTLDVEPKRIAIAIVNEVRSMRAGEVVNTFISAPVGDADLQAAYDARFADVAPDTEYNASHILVTTEEEATEIKAMVDDGADFAETAVEKSTGPSGPSGGDLGWFGLGMMVPAFEEAVLTLDAGEVSAPVETQFGWHIIMLNEARETPSPTLDDLREELAIDIQQQALDALINSLTESADITLPEEGQFDYTMIQNLELLED is encoded by the coding sequence ATGCTATTTCGCACCAAATTGCTCGCCTCTGCCGCACTTTTTACCTTCTCTGCCAGCTTCGCCCACGCGGACGCCCACGCCGACATAACGGCCGAAACCGTCGTGGCGTCTGTCAACGGGTCCGATATCACGCTGGGCCAGCTCATCATGCTGCGCTCGCAACTGCCCGAACAATATCAACAGCTTCCTGACGACGTGGTTTTTAACGGATTGGTCGACCAACTTGTGAACCAACAACTTCTTGGTGACACGCTTGACGTTGAACCAAAACGCATCGCCATCGCCATCGTGAACGAAGTGCGTTCCATGCGGGCGGGCGAAGTGGTCAACACGTTCATCAGCGCACCCGTCGGCGACGCAGACCTACAAGCGGCCTATGACGCACGCTTTGCAGATGTCGCACCCGACACCGAATACAACGCATCCCACATCTTGGTTACAACCGAAGAAGAAGCGACTGAGATCAAAGCGATGGTCGATGACGGTGCTGATTTCGCCGAAACAGCCGTCGAAAAATCCACAGGCCCATCTGGTCCGTCTGGTGGCGATCTCGGCTGGTTTGGTCTTGGCATGATGGTTCCTGCATTCGAAGAAGCCGTCCTGACACTGGACGCTGGCGAAGTCTCTGCACCTGTGGAAACGCAATTTGGCTGGCATATCATAATGCTCAACGAGGCTCGCGAAACCCCATCGCCGACACTGGACGATTTGCGCGAAGAACTGGCGATAGACATTCAGCAGCAGGCTCTCGACGCGCTCATCAACTCGTTGACCGAATCCGCAGACATTACACTGCCCGAAGAAGGCCAGTTCGATTACACAATGATCCAGAACCTAGAACTGCTTGAGGACTAA
- the argJ gene encoding bifunctional glutamate N-acetyltransferase/amino-acid acetyltransferase ArgJ translates to MALSPLAPAHFPDLPIIEGVRFASGAAGVKYQGRHDVMLVELAAGTAVAGVFTRSATRSAPVLDCQSKMGSAADGRAAILVNSGNSNAFTGAAGEHSVAAICDAVAAASGIPSSRIFTASTGVIGERLLHERITAKVNDLWAVLSPNGIEDAANAIMTTDTFAKGATADVVIDGKTVRIAGIAKGSGMIAPDMATMLVYIFTDAKISQADLQILLSTLTDQTLNCITVDSDTSTSDSLMCAATGASGVDVTVSAGFTQALHGVMLNLAHQVVRDGEGATKFVEIHVSGAASDADARKVGLSIANSPLVKTAIAGEDPNWGRIIMAIGKSGAQADRDRLTIRFGDILVAENGWVSPDYTEDAGAAYMKQQDLVIAVDLGIAGGLGTIWTCDLTHGYITINADYRS, encoded by the coding sequence ATGGCGCTCTCCCCCCTCGCACCTGCTCACTTTCCTGACCTTCCTATTATTGAAGGGGTGCGGTTTGCATCCGGTGCGGCGGGGGTGAAATACCAAGGTCGACACGACGTGATGCTGGTGGAACTCGCCGCTGGCACTGCTGTTGCTGGGGTTTTCACGCGCTCTGCCACACGCTCCGCTCCAGTTCTGGACTGTCAGTCGAAGATGGGCAGCGCGGCGGATGGCCGTGCTGCGATCCTTGTCAATTCTGGCAATTCAAATGCCTTCACAGGTGCCGCTGGTGAACACTCCGTCGCAGCAATTTGTGACGCGGTTGCGGCGGCCTCTGGCATTCCGTCTTCTCGCATTTTCACCGCGTCTACTGGTGTCATTGGTGAACGCCTGCTCCACGAACGCATCACAGCGAAGGTCAATGACCTCTGGGCAGTCCTATCGCCAAATGGCATAGAAGACGCTGCCAATGCAATAATGACCACCGACACTTTCGCAAAAGGTGCAACAGCGGACGTTGTGATCGACGGCAAAACGGTGCGCATCGCGGGCATCGCCAAGGGATCAGGCATGATCGCACCCGATATGGCGACAATGTTGGTCTATATCTTTACCGACGCTAAAATCTCGCAGGCTGATCTGCAAATTTTGCTGTCAACGCTTACGGATCAGACGTTAAACTGCATCACCGTGGACAGCGACACATCGACCTCCGACAGTCTGATGTGTGCTGCCACAGGCGCCTCTGGCGTTGACGTAACTGTCAGTGCCGGCTTCACGCAGGCCCTGCATGGCGTCATGCTCAACCTCGCCCATCAAGTCGTGCGCGACGGCGAAGGCGCGACCAAATTTGTTGAAATCCACGTGTCCGGCGCCGCGAGCGACGCAGATGCCCGCAAGGTTGGCCTGTCCATCGCGAATTCCCCCCTCGTTAAAACAGCCATAGCGGGCGAAGATCCGAACTGGGGCCGTATCATTATGGCGATCGGAAAGTCCGGTGCGCAAGCTGATCGTGACCGCCTGACCATCCGGTTTGGTGACATCCTTGTGGCGGAAAACGGCTGGGTGTCGCCCGATTACACAGAAGATGCGGGCGCGGCTTATATGAAACAACAGGATTTGGTAATCGCAGTGGACCTTGGCATCGCAGGCGGTCTCGGCACCATCTGGACCTGTGATCTCACCCACGGCTACATCACCATCAATGCTGACTACCGATCATGA
- a CDS encoding (deoxy)nucleoside triphosphate pyrophosphohydrolase has translation MKTVLVSAVALIDVDGRVLLAQRPEGKSMAGLWEFPGGKVETGETPEVALIRELQEELGIDTWQSCLAPLTFASHSYDDFHLIMPLFVCRKWNGIPTPREGQVLKWVRANQLRDYPMPAADIPLIPILRDWI, from the coding sequence ATGAAAACTGTCTTGGTCAGTGCGGTCGCACTCATCGATGTCGATGGCCGTGTTCTGCTCGCCCAGCGGCCCGAAGGGAAATCAATGGCCGGTCTTTGGGAGTTTCCCGGCGGCAAAGTTGAGACCGGTGAAACACCCGAGGTTGCGTTAATCCGTGAACTTCAAGAAGAACTTGGCATCGATACATGGCAGTCCTGCCTTGCGCCCCTGACGTTCGCCAGCCACAGCTATGATGATTTCCACCTGATTATGCCGTTGTTTGTCTGTCGCAAATGGAACGGTATCCCGACCCCGCGCGAAGGTCAGGTCCTTAAATGGGTGCGGGCAAACCAGCTGCGCGACTATCCGATGCCAGCCGCAGACATTCCCCTGATACCGATTTTACGCGACTGGATTTAG
- the infB gene encoding translation initiation factor IF-2 → MSDSDGKKPLGVIPRPGSVKQSFSHGRTKNVVVETKRKRVVVPKPGAPKPSGSGSAPLGGNPSRRPAGISDVEMARRMKALQVAKAREVEDAAKRDADDKARAEERELRRAEIDAKERIEKEREEAVKAKKDEEEQKKRDAEAAAQAAAAPAAVDPELAPAQRRAPPSGGLPAAAPRKKEDDRDTRKNKGQDDARRGGKLTLNQALRGGEGGRHRSMAQMKRKQDRARQKAMGQNVEREKVMREVRVPEAITVSELANRMTEKVSAVVKALMNNGIMATQNQSIDADTAELIIEEFGHKIVRVSDADVEDVIKIIEDDAKDLKPRPPVITIMGHVDHGKTSLLDAIRNAKVVAGEAGGITQHIGAYQVTTDSGAKLTFLDTPGHAAFTSMRARGAQVTDIVVLVVAADDAVMPQTIEAIHHAKAANVPMIVAINKIDRPAADANKVRTDLLHHEVIVEKMSGEVQDVEVSAITGQGLDDLLDAIALQSELLELKANPDRAAQGAVIEAQLDIGRGPVATVLIETGTLRRGDIFVVGEQWGKVRALIDDKGERIEEAGPSVPVEVLGLNGTPEAGDVLNVTSTEAQAREIAEYRANAAKEKRAAAGAAVTLDQLMANAKASETVSELPILVKGDVQGSTEAIVQAMAKIGNDEVRVRVLHSGVGAITESDIALAEASGAPVIGFNVRANASARQSANQKGVEIRYYSIIYDLVDDIKAAASGLLSAEVRENFIGYANIKEVFKVSNAGMIAGCLVTEGIARRSAGVRLLRDDVVIHEGTLKTLKRFKDEVAEVQSGQECGMAFEKYEDIRPNDVIEIFEREEVERTL, encoded by the coding sequence ATGAGCGATTCAGACGGCAAAAAGCCACTTGGTGTTATACCACGTCCCGGAAGTGTGAAGCAGAGCTTCAGCCATGGGCGCACTAAGAACGTTGTAGTTGAGACGAAGCGCAAGCGCGTTGTCGTTCCCAAACCGGGTGCGCCAAAGCCTTCTGGCAGTGGTTCCGCACCTTTGGGCGGTAATCCGTCAAGGCGGCCTGCAGGTATTTCGGACGTCGAAATGGCGCGCCGGATGAAGGCGCTTCAGGTAGCCAAAGCCCGCGAAGTCGAAGACGCCGCAAAGCGTGATGCAGACGACAAAGCCCGCGCCGAAGAGCGTGAGCTTCGCCGCGCAGAGATTGATGCCAAAGAGCGGATCGAAAAAGAGCGCGAAGAGGCCGTCAAAGCCAAGAAAGACGAAGAAGAGCAAAAGAAGCGTGACGCCGAAGCAGCAGCGCAAGCCGCTGCTGCCCCGGCAGCTGTTGATCCAGAATTGGCACCGGCCCAGCGACGTGCGCCCCCCAGTGGTGGCCTACCTGCCGCGGCACCACGCAAGAAAGAAGACGACCGCGATACCCGCAAAAACAAGGGTCAGGACGATGCCCGCCGCGGTGGTAAACTGACGTTGAACCAAGCACTGCGTGGCGGTGAAGGTGGCCGTCATCGGTCCATGGCACAGATGAAGCGCAAGCAAGATCGTGCGCGTCAAAAGGCAATGGGTCAAAATGTCGAGCGTGAAAAAGTTATGCGTGAAGTGCGGGTTCCAGAGGCAATTACAGTGTCTGAACTGGCCAACCGGATGACGGAAAAAGTGTCTGCAGTCGTTAAGGCGTTGATGAACAACGGTATTATGGCAACACAAAACCAATCGATCGACGCAGATACCGCTGAACTGATCATCGAAGAGTTTGGCCACAAGATTGTGCGCGTTTCTGATGCGGACGTCGAAGACGTGATCAAGATCATCGAAGACGATGCGAAAGACCTGAAGCCACGCCCACCGGTCATTACGATTATGGGCCACGTTGACCACGGTAAGACTTCGCTGCTTGATGCGATCCGCAATGCTAAAGTTGTTGCAGGCGAAGCGGGCGGAATTACGCAACACATTGGTGCGTATCAGGTCACGACCGACAGTGGCGCAAAGCTGACGTTCCTTGACACACCGGGACACGCTGCGTTTACGTCGATGCGGGCCCGTGGCGCGCAAGTCACGGATATCGTTGTTCTGGTTGTTGCGGCAGATGATGCCGTAATGCCGCAGACAATCGAAGCGATCCACCACGCGAAAGCGGCGAACGTGCCGATGATCGTGGCGATCAACAAGATTGACCGTCCGGCAGCCGACGCAAATAAGGTCCGCACGGATTTGTTGCATCACGAAGTTATCGTCGAAAAGATGTCCGGTGAAGTTCAGGATGTCGAAGTATCCGCGATCACTGGTCAAGGGCTTGATGACTTACTTGACGCGATTGCGTTGCAGTCCGAATTGCTGGAACTAAAGGCCAACCCAGATCGCGCCGCCCAAGGTGCCGTGATTGAGGCACAGTTGGACATTGGTCGTGGCCCTGTCGCGACGGTGTTGATTGAAACGGGTACGCTGCGCCGTGGCGATATTTTTGTTGTGGGTGAACAATGGGGTAAAGTCCGCGCGCTGATCGACGACAAAGGTGAGCGTATCGAAGAAGCGGGCCCATCCGTCCCTGTTGAGGTTCTTGGCCTGAACGGTACGCCGGAAGCGGGTGACGTTTTGAACGTGACATCGACCGAAGCGCAAGCCCGTGAGATTGCAGAGTATCGTGCCAATGCCGCAAAAGAGAAGCGCGCAGCGGCTGGTGCTGCGGTGACGCTGGACCAGTTGATGGCGAACGCAAAGGCAAGCGAAACCGTGTCCGAGTTGCCGATCCTCGTCAAAGGCGACGTGCAGGGTTCGACCGAAGCGATCGTTCAGGCGATGGCAAAGATCGGCAACGACGAAGTGCGCGTGCGGGTCCTACATTCCGGTGTTGGTGCAATCACTGAAAGTGATATCGCCCTAGCCGAAGCTTCAGGCGCGCCAGTGATCGGCTTCAACGTGCGTGCGAATGCGTCCGCGCGTCAGTCAGCGAACCAAAAGGGCGTTGAAATCCGTTATTATTCGATCATTTACGATCTTGTGGATGATATCAAAGCGGCGGCGTCTGGTCTGTTGTCTGCCGAGGTTCGTGAGAACTTTATCGGCTATGCCAACATCAAAGAGGTCTTCAAGGTGTCTAATGCGGGCATGATTGCGGGCTGTTTGGTGACCGAAGGCATCGCGCGACGATCAGCTGGTGTACGCCTGCTGCGCGACGATGTTGTGATCCACGAAGGCACGCTTAAGACGCTTAAGCGGTTCAAAGACGAAGTGGCTGAAGTGCAGTCTGGTCAGGAATGTGGCATGGCGTTCGAGAAATACGAAGACATCCGTCCGAACGATGTGATCGAGATTTTTGAGCGTGAGGAAGTTGAACGCACGCTGTAA
- a CDS encoding RNA-binding protein, which translates to MGRSGRTKDHDVSERRCIVTGEVTPKEGLIRFVIGPDNQVVPDVLEKLPGRGMWVTATRAALDKAGRGQFSKSAKAAVTVPDGLTDEVERQMARRVVDLIAMARKAGLAVAGFEKVKGWLGGGENVRALLQASDGSERGKTKLWTPEGARYFGCLTAQELGLAFGRGTVIHGALASGKLSNRVVEEAAKLKSLREIIDGEGTVGKEMKTT; encoded by the coding sequence ATGGGTCGCAGTGGGCGCACCAAAGACCATGATGTCTCAGAACGTAGGTGCATTGTCACCGGCGAGGTAACCCCGAAGGAGGGGTTGATACGTTTTGTGATAGGACCAGATAATCAGGTCGTGCCTGATGTGCTGGAAAAGTTGCCGGGTCGGGGGATGTGGGTCACCGCAACCCGCGCAGCACTTGATAAGGCGGGTCGGGGCCAGTTTTCCAAATCCGCCAAGGCAGCTGTGACGGTGCCAGACGGTTTGACAGACGAGGTGGAACGCCAAATGGCGCGGCGCGTTGTTGATTTGATCGCAATGGCCCGCAAAGCGGGTTTGGCGGTCGCCGGGTTCGAAAAAGTCAAAGGCTGGCTGGGTGGTGGCGAAAATGTCCGTGCGTTGCTGCAGGCCTCTGATGGGTCGGAACGTGGCAAGACGAAATTATGGACGCCTGAAGGGGCGCGTTATTTTGGGTGCCTTACGGCTCAGGAATTGGGTTTGGCATTCGGTCGGGGAACTGTGATACATGGGGCTCTCGCCTCTGGCAAACTCAGTAACCGTGTTGTAGAGGAAGCCGCGAAGCTTAAGAGCTTGCGCGAGATAATCGACGGTGAAGGCACCGTCGGGAAGGAAATGAAAACTACATGA